The DNA window GCGGGCCTTGGCGGGTTCCGCGGCATGGCTGTCGCCGGTTCTATGCCAGGGGTCGACCTTGTGCGGCCGGTGTCGGTGCAGCGAAAGCAATGAGAGCATCCTGGGGTAGCCGAAGCGCGGCCGCGATACGACGCAGCTTCGCCGGATCGGCAGCCCTGCCGTTCTCGATGTCCTCAATTTCGCCGACCGCGAGTCCGCAGGTCAGGGAAAGCTCTTCCAAGCTGTATCCGCGGGTTTCCCGCAGTGCTCTGAGGCTACTGGAATCTGACCCGATCTCACTGACTAGCGGTTCGGAGAGGGCATTGATTTTTGCGTTTTGGGGCATTGGCAACTCCGGTGGCTGAAAGAATTTGATCAAAATGGAGTGTTGCCTGAGACGAGCAGGAAGATGCCCGCTCGCCAGTGATTTGCCAAGAGCCAAACGGACCGTCACGCTATCGTGAACCGGACGCCTTCGCACCGGCTTACGCACATCGGCACCATCAAGTTCTTTTGAACACCCGGCACCTTTTTGCTCGAAGGTTTAGGCCCACCTGTTCGTTGTTCTGATGCACTGGCGTGAAAACCATCCGGTTCCAGCCAGGCCATTCCCCAGAAGGATATCTGCAATGAACGTAAAGGCATCCCTCCTCGTGCTCGGCGCGATCTCCAGTCTTTTCATCGCCGGTGCGGCGAGCGCTCAAGCGGTGGACGCGTTGCGCGTTCGTGGTACTGTGATCAGCTTCGAGCCCTCACTGCTCACCGTCAAAACCCGCCAGGGCAACACCTCGGCGATCAAGCTCAATACCGGCTGGAAGATCTCTGGCGTCGCCAGCGCCTCCGAAAAGGACATCAAGCAAGGCGATTTCCTCGGCATCGCTTCCGTTTCAAAGGCGGATGGCGGCAGCGGGGCGCTGGAAGTCGTGATTTTTCCCGCTGCCTTGAAAGGCACCGGCGAGGGTGACCGCCCATGGGACCTGCAGCCGAACAGCCGCATGACCAACGGCACGGTAGCGGACGTCACCGACATAAGCGGGCGAGCCGTGACGCTGACCTACGACAATGGGCAAACCAAGAAGATTTCGATCCCCGACAGCACGCCTGTCGTGACCTTTGCCCCGGCCACGCCGACCGATCTCAAGCCAGGCGCAACGGTCTTCGTGACGGCCCAGCGTGAGGCTGACGGGACGCTGAGTTCCAGCCGTGTCGTGGTGGGAAACAAGGGCGTGGTCCCGCCAATGTAGCCAAACAGCCGGAAGGAGCGCGGCTTTTCGGGCCTGGTGGTGATGGCCGGCAAGCCAGCTTCTTCAGAAACAGTCCAGAAATAAAATTCTACAATCGGGAAATACTGACGAAAAAATTCGGGAGCGTAATCCCATGCGCGGCGGTCGGGCTATCGACCCGATGTATATCTGCCCGCGAAAAAAGGAACCGATCCATGAAGAAGTCCCTCCTCTCGGCTCTCGGGCTTGCAGTTGCAGTTGCTTTCACGGTGCCGGCTATCGGCGTGACGAGCGCGGATGCGGCCCCGATGGCGAAGCATCATCGTCATCATCACCACCATCGTCATCATCACCGCCATCACCATCACCACCATCATCACCACCACATGAAGACGATGAAGAAGGCCTGACACCACACTGCCAACGAGAAGACCGGCCTTGGCTTCTTGTTCAGGGCCGGTCTTCTCCTGGTCGCACTGCCAGGCCCGACATGAACCGGGCCTCACACTTCGCCACCCTCGGCGATCGGCTCGATGTCGAAGGCGGCGCTGTTTTCGAGGGCGCAGGCCACTGTCTCGTACTCTCGGGTGCAATGGCGCCTATAAGGACGCCACCGACAGGGACGGCACGGTCTATGGCCAATGCAGCCAGACCGCGCAGGTTTCGCCCCAGACCAAGATCAAGCTCGCCAAGTAACCACCGGACGGCAATAAGAATGGCGGCTCGCCCTTCGGGTCGGCCGCCATCTTTCTTGGTTGAATCCCTTGTC is part of the Mesorhizobium loti genome and encodes:
- a CDS encoding helix-turn-helix domain-containing protein, with product MPQNAKINALSEPLVSEIGSDSSSLRALRETRGYSLEELSLTCGLAVGEIEDIENGRAADPAKLRRIAAALRLPQDALIAFAAPTPAAQGRPLA